A single genomic interval of Macadamia integrifolia cultivar HAES 741 chromosome 6, SCU_Mint_v3, whole genome shotgun sequence harbors:
- the LOC122082095 gene encoding uncharacterized protein LOC122082095 has protein sequence MEAFGLPYSPDQTISPCKRNPKKNIQTTTVPRPSSENFSPANLFLNLNGRGILLGPPPPHLSSYSVSNGQKQQHPQPKPPLLPLPINNKSCSRNRGLSCPPTNRRTSKVRNQGLRASSSSVNTPKKQDLRSVSTERLGPEPGDLPKEVSRVMKPYVSFEDINEKFSPSVFYMSPPPSSLPLPKFSVRPKLSCNAEAGGIDAGATDKLRRLLRLM, from the coding sequence ATGGAGGCTTTTGGCTTGCCTTATTCTCCAGATCAAACCATCTCCCCTTGCAAACGAAACCCTAAGAAAAACATCCAGACCACCACTGTTCCTCGGCCTTCATCAGAAAACTTCTCACCTGCAAACCTATTCTTAAACCTCAACGGCAGAGGTATCTTGTTGGGACCTCCTCCGCCACATCTGTCCTCGTATTCTGTCTCAAATGGACAGAAACAGCAACATCCACAACCAAAACCACCTCTTCTTCCACTACCCATCAACAACAAATCTTGCTCACGAAACAGAGGCCTCTCATGTCCACCAACTAACAGGAGGACCAGTAAGGTTAGAAACCAAGGTCTTAGAGCTTCGTCTTCTTCAGTCAATACTCCAAAGAAGCAAGATTTGAGATCGGTATCGACGGAACGTTTAGGGCCGGAGCCCGGTGATCTTCCGAAAGAAGTCTCTAGGGTTATGAAACCATACGTGAGTTTTGAGGACATTAATGAGAAGTTCTCACCATCAGTTTTCTATATGTCTCCTCCGCCGAGCAGCTTGCCTTTACCCAAGTTCTCTGTTAGGCCCAAGCTCAGTTGTAATGCCGAAGCCGGAGGGATCGATGCCGGTGCGACTGATAAACTCCGGCGACTTTTGAGACTAATGTGA